The DNA sequence AGGGGTCGTGGATGGGTTACTGCAGACACAACCCACTCCCTCAACAGACTGGGACATGTAAGTAACTGGAACACAACTGTCTCAAGGGTCAGCGAGGTACTCCGTGAATACAGGCTTTAAAGGATCCTTCGTCCCTGCAGTTAGAAAACAGTTAATATTTTCACAGATGAAACAATCACATTATGAAAATAATCGACCTGACCCATAAAATAGAGGACTCCATGCCTGTTTTCCCTGGTGATCCACCCGTTAAACTGAGAATTGAAAGTTCAGATGCTGATTACATTACATCCTCACTGTCCCTGGGTATGCACACAGGGACCCATATAGACGCCCCCCTCCATGCACACTGCAGTGCCCTCACCGTTGATGGAATAGGACTGGAGGAACTCACAGGTGAGGGTTTCCTTGTATCCGGGGGAGAGATTTTAAATGGGGGTGATATAGCCGTCATCAGAACTGGCTGGAGCTCAAGGTGGGGCTCAGAGGGGTACTTCAGGGACTACCCGGGTATAAAGAGACGTCTTGCAGAGGAACTGGTGGAACATGAAGTTCTGGGGGTCTGCGTCGATGGCCCCAGTGTGGACAGGCCCGGAGAAACTGATATCCACAAACTCCTCCTCAAAAATGGGATATGGATTGTGGAGAACATAACAAACACTGACCTGCTACCGCCTAAATTCAGATTATTCGTTGTTCCGCTCTCTGTGAGGGCTGAAGCATCCCCTGCAAGGGTATTTGCAGTTACAGGCTCTGGAAGTGGGTCAAGTAAAGATAGAAGCTCATTCCAGCGGTAAAACTCACCTCTTAACCTTCTCCCAGAGGGTTCTCCTGCCCTCACTCACCGACCTGAAGTAGCCCTTCCTCTCAAGGTTCCTGAGTATCTGGACCATGTTCTCAAGTTTCAGGTCCTTAAACCCTATCTCATTTATGAAGTCAAGCATCTCCTCTGTGGTGGCCCTCTCATCGGGCAGCAGACGGTAGATCTGTGACTGGAAGGATGTTAAATCCTTTTCAGGTTTCTGTGTAAGGGCCTGGAAGTATTCCCTGTACCTTTTGAGGTCAGTTATCCGGGATTCCTTATCTGCTATGATGCCCTTGAGTTCCTGTATCACCCTGTCCTTTTCAGCCATGATTCTTTCAAGTTCATCTATACGCCTATCCCTGATTTTAAGTGCATCCTCAAGTTCCTTAACCCTCTCACAGTTATCTGAATTCTCACGGCATTTCCGGAGATCCATCTTGAGCTTGCTTATCTCCAGCATGCACGCCTTTACAAGAAGCTTGAGCTGTTCCTTTTCTGAATCCCTCATGAACCTCATGGTATCCCTTTCCATTTAATAGATATCACATTAAAACTTAAAAACCTTCCCAAATGAAGCCCGCGGATCACTGCAGCTGCATTAACAAGGAAAACCTCCCAAAGCATAGATGAGTCCCTGCCGATAAGCATCTGATTCCCATGACACCCGAGGGGCCCTGAAAAGGATGACGATTCCATCAGAACAGAACACTGAAACAGAAGAAGTTTGTCTGGTTTTTAAAATGCGCCTAATTTTGCTGCAGCCTGTCAAAACGGCAGAGACCAAAACATTTAACCCTCTCATCTATCTTCAGGGCGGTGAATGCACATAAAACTCCGAGAACGGCCCCTGCGAGGACGTCACTTGGGTAATGGAGACCAAGGTAGATCCTTGAGATCCCCACAAGTGATGCGAGGATGATGAAAAACCATGGTCTCCCTAACCTGAAGTAGAGGGAGATGAAGCCGGCAAATGCGGCCACAGCATGGCCCGATGGCATAGAATAGCCCCCGGCAACTGTGGCGTGCCTCACCCACCCAATCACCTCATAGGGTCGTGGTCTTGCGATAACCATCTTAAGGGCTTCGCTCAGGAAGAATCCCAGGACAAGTGCCGTGAGGGCCATGAATGCAGCCTCCCTCTCATCCTCACCACCAAGGAGGTAGAGGAGGAGGCAGAGTATCACCCAGAAGGCCTGGGTCCCGCCGAAGGTTAAAAGTGGCATTAAAAAGTCAAGAAATGGTGATGCCAGGACCGAATTAAAAAAATATAGGACAGATAGATCAGGGCCCAGAAGGGTGGGGTGCATGGTATCCTAGAGTATCTCATTTATGAGTTCTGCATTCAGAATCGATGCCCCCGCCGCACCCCTCACGGTGTTATGACCCACAAGGACGTACCTTAAACTGTTTTTGAATGCAGCGTCCTCTCTGAGCCTTCCGACGGTAACAGCCATTCCACCGTCCATGTCCCTGTCCATCCTTGGCTGGGGTCTGTTTTCCTCATCCCTCACCACCACAGGTTTTTCAGGGGCGGAGTGGAGACCCAGCTTCTGTGGGAGTCCCCTGAATTTATCCATTGCCTCCCTGACATCATCAATATCAAATTCATCATCCAGTTCAATGAAGACCGCCTCGGTATGACCGTCAACGACGGGTACGCGGTGACATGATGCACTCACGCCAAAGCTGGCTGGTTTCACAACGCCTTCATCGAGTTCTCCCAGCAGGTGGAGGGTCTCTGTTTCAATCTTTTCCTCCTCACCGCCGATGAAGGGCACCAGGTTATCAAGTATGGCCATTGAGGGGACTCCATTGTAACCGGCACCGGAAACCGCCTGCATGGTTGATACATAGACCCTTTTTATTGTGTAGGCGTCGTAGATGGGCTTGAGTGTGAGGGTCAGGGCTATTGTTGAGCAGTTGGGGTTGGTGACAATGAACCCGTCCCACCCCCTCCTCCTCTGCTGCACCTCTATGAGGTCAAGGAACTCAGGGTTGACCTCAGGTATCACGAGGGGGACATCCGGTTCCATCCTCATTGCACTGGCATTTGATGCC is a window from the Methanothermobacter thermautotrophicus str. Delta H genome containing:
- the asd gene encoding aspartate-semialdehyde dehydrogenase; the protein is MVNVGVLGATGMVGQRFIQMLDKHPEFELTTLAASSRSAGKPYGEVANWYLDCEMPESVRDMEVVETDPSAVGDVDILFSALPADVARKVEPKFAEKYIVASNASAMRMEPDVPLVIPEVNPEFLDLIEVQQRRRGWDGFIVTNPNCSTIALTLTLKPIYDAYTIKRVYVSTMQAVSGAGYNGVPSMAILDNLVPFIGGEEEKIETETLHLLGELDEGVVKPASFGVSASCHRVPVVDGHTEAVFIELDDEFDIDDVREAMDKFRGLPQKLGLHSAPEKPVVVRDEENRPQPRMDRDMDGGMAVTVGRLREDAAFKNSLRYVLVGHNTVRGAAGASILNAELINEIL
- a CDS encoding cyclase family protein, whose translation is MKIIDLTHKIEDSMPVFPGDPPVKLRIESSDADYITSSLSLGMHTGTHIDAPLHAHCSALTVDGIGLEELTGEGFLVSGGEILNGGDIAVIRTGWSSRWGSEGYFRDYPGIKRRLAEELVEHEVLGVCVDGPSVDRPGETDIHKLLLKNGIWIVENITNTDLLPPKFRLFVVPLSVRAEASPARVFAVTGSGSGSSKDRSSFQR
- a CDS encoding phosphatase PAP2 family protein — protein: MILCLLLYLLGGEDEREAAFMALTALVLGFFLSEALKMVIARPRPYEVIGWVRHATVAGGYSMPSGHAVAAFAGFISLYFRLGRPWFFIILASLVGISRIYLGLHYPSDVLAGAVLGVLCAFTALKIDERVKCFGLCRFDRLQQN